The DNA region CGGAAGAATTGGGGACTGACCATTCTCCTTTCCCAGGTTTGTGCGGCCTTCTTTTGCAGAATCTAATTCTATTTCCATATCTCTACTCTCATTGTCAACAGTGTTATCCACTTTGCAGTCATCTGAATGCAATTTTGACTTGTCAGTGGCGGTTTGATCTGGTTGTGTGGGTGTTAAAATTCTGTGCATATCTTCACAAATGGTTTCCAGTGGCGGAAAATTCTTCGTAACATTCACATCAGCTGATTCTCGAGCCAAGGATGCTCTAACTCTGTCAATGGGGTTTTCCTCCACTACCTTGCACATCTGCCAATAAAGAGGAAAGAACGATGTTGCAGTAATACTATCTTCAACCACTACTACTCATGAATGATGGACAAAATGTTTACCTTATTGTAAAGGTGAACCAATTCTGATCGATTTGGATCATTATCACAAGCAAGTGAAGTTTCCTCTGCAGCTGGAGAAAATGGCAATACGAGTAcacttaaattaaaataatcaaaactaaacAGAATGACAGAACATCGGAACATTCTTGCATACTCCAACAGTCCAGAATTTGCTCTAACATTAATATGACACACACAGATTCAACTTGTGTGCTCCACATCATATTTCTAGTTGTCTAGATGAAATACTCTTGGAGTATGCAAAACTTCCTCCTTCCTCCTTGTATCAGCATGGCATTAGTATCTGATGAACAACAATAAACACGTACTTATTGCTTTTAGTCGAGGCAGTTGATCAGTCATCTGGGTGTCGGTGTCCCCTAATTTATAGCTTGGAAAGTTTGTAGCCTTGGGTTCACTTTTAGGTTCTTCAGTTGCCACTTCATTTGCTTTTGGATCACCCTACAAAGTTCAAGATGAGAAGTTAGGCCCACAGGCGAGTCATACAAACCTTTCAGGGGTAAATGATGCATTTTATATTGTTGTTCAAAGAACACCAGTAAACTGTATAAGCAAGAGCATATGTTACTAGCTTGAATTGTCTGCAGTCCAAATAGAAGAAAATTAAGTATTAAAAGAAGATATCAAACTACAGAACAATAGTATACTCACAAAGTATTCTTTCTGGTACTCAGCATTGAGACCCTTTTCCAAGAGAAGCACCCTCTTTTTTATGAACTCAACCTGTCTCCTCTGCATGTctctaaaatgataaaatatgttggagtcttgatataactgtgtttggtTCTTAGCTTCACCGGAACCTTGTGCAGCATCAGCTGTAACATCCGTCCCACCATTTTCCCTGGATTGGTTGCTGGGAACTTCTGTATTTAACAAATTCGTGCCATTTTGCAGCTGCGAACCAAGTTGCCCTGCTACTGGTAAATTTATGATAGGAAGATTCAACTCCTGACAGATAAGCTCCTGAATTCTGATATCCTTATCGTCAACAATAGACTGCCATTTCCCGTACCCATGCCTTAAATAGAAAATATGTATGTTACAGTGAATACTTCAAAAATGTATTCCACAGAGGTTATTAACAACAAAAAGACATATCATCGATAATACACAAGAAATCATAGAAATGACACAAAGCAGAAGAAATTGATATCCCAGATATAAACACAAGGTAGACAAAGATACATAACTGGGGgcacacaaatttttgaaagCCAACATTATGCTACTATTTCTTGAATTATTAAATGAAACAATACATATATCAGAAGACATACTTCAATACAGCTCGTAATAAAACTAAATCATGCTCCTCCTTCCATATCTTTCCACCCTTCAGTCCTGGATAGCGTAGTAAGATGTCATCCGAAAACAGTGGCGTTCCAAGGTTTCGTGATGCAGACTTTACCTGTCATTACAAGTCCCCAAGTGGTGAAAAAAAACAAATCATCAGCTAGCTTAATATCAATATCACCTCAAAAACCACATCAAGTGTCAGGACCCCAACCCAACAAGCTTGCAAcacataacaaaaacaaaattctaATTATCGTAGACACCATAGTCTTCCACTTCAAACAATCCTGAAAATGCTTTCAGCATTTTCCAAGAGTGGGAGCAAAATGTATTATACCAATGACAAGCAGTTGGAATTCAGAAAATCCATTCAAAACTTACTTTGTCCCTTATCAGGAGCAAAAGTGCAATCCTTACAAGTACATCTTGTATTCGCAGTCCCTCTTTGGGAACACCATCTACAGGAGAGTACATCAAAGAAAGATTAGGAGACAGAAGACATGGTTGAAAAGGAAAAATGAGAGACATAAATCGTACCACTGAATGTAGATGAATCAGTAATATCTTCAGCAATATGAGACAAGAAAAGAGTTCCATAACTGTAAAATGGGGGAAAATAATGACTTAAGGTGCGACATAAATTGAGACAAAAAGTAAAATTATTGAACACTCTTTAAAAATGACATCATAACATATAGCATTATTTATTGCAAAGCAAATTCCGATTGCCCATCCAGCAACAAAATAAGCTCATGCCTACAATCTAACATGccaacagaagataaattgccaTTTAGAAAGCACGTATGGTACTGAGGGAGAACCCAAATAAAGTTGGAAGGTCAGGGATTTCCTCGGAAACCCCCGAAAAGTGAGAGGGTACTGGAAAGCCAAAGTCATAGTGACAGCTACAAGAAGCCAGGAATATATCGTGGAAGATTTACCAAAGGAAATAATACCATTTAGGTTGTAGCTTTTAAGCAGCATTTTATTTCTCTCTTGAGCCAAAACTTTTAGAAGCAacaaataaagagagagagaaaaaaaaaaaaaaaaaacatccccACATGCAGTTAATCCACACACCAATTGATTACAAGCTACCACTTATCAACTGGAGCATACACAAGATCAATTGCATGAAATCCAAAAATGTAATGTTAATCTTAGCAGTATCCAAAGAAACATTATAATAATAATACTCTTTGatttcttggtaagtcttctgtTTCATGCGGGAAGTAAACTCCTTCCAATCGAATTCACCAACCCCAAACCTGTAATAGACAGAGTCACACACAATGAGATATACCAGAGATATTGCCAAGGAAAAGCCTTTATACAACACACGCACAAAATGACAAGCAACCTCATCAAAATTTGCACAAATGCAGCCCTCTGATTTTGATTGAAACCAAGTACTCTGAACGATTTCCCTTCACCTTCCATCAGAGGAAGTGGCTCACCGCTATCAGCTGCTCATAATTTGAAGGGACATGCACCATAATCAAGGACGGATAATCTAAATTAAGAAAATCAAATCCATAAATATTGATACAGACCTCGAATTTTCTTTTTATAAGGCCTTCTAACAGTAGTAGCACCGGCTGAATTTGATTCACCATCGGTAAGCTCTGCTTCATAGTTGTCATCTTCACCATCAGAACTTACATCTTCCAGGCCGGCAAGGTCATCCTCCTCTACAGATACCATCTGGGGGAGCCATGCAATGATAGATACTTCACTAAcaaaattgaaggaagggggggGAGACAAGGAAACCATGGGAGAATGAactgaagtgaatgattattaaCAAGTAGGGAATCCACTTCTCATCCATGATCATTGATCATAGTTgtgtaatataattatatcaattttaaaagAGTTTTGGTGCCCAACATAGTATTGCGGAAAAGAATAGAGAAATGTATTGATGAGAAAAGCTggttattaaaatttagtattaaatTTTCACCAAGTGACCATTTCCTATCATTAAAATCGTTTGATTTCAACAAATGATCTTTAAccctaacataaaaaataaaataagtggtCAAACTTCAAAAATTTGGTAGAAGTTTTTATTTATTGCAAGTGGATTTGATCCCTTTCCATGGAATAGGGGGAAAGAAGATGGAGGTAACAATTGCCATAGGAAGTATTATGGTAGAAAACAATATTTGGAGAAACAAAATAGATATTGGCAGTGCTGAATGTTATCTCAGACAAACGCAGAAACAGCAAAAACAGGTATTCTTTCCTTTGCAAactaatacaaaaaatatagtgtTGCGTCAACACCAAAGTCACATACCAGCTTGCGGTTTCGCTTCCCTTTGCCCAATGCACTAAACTCCTCAACTTTATGCTcttgatatttatcttttaacaACTCCTCCCAGTAATGTGCTCTTTCTGAATTGTTCATAGTCTCCATTGCACGTTTTTGTGCGGCCTCCTCTGCTGCAGCCTCAATTTCATCAATATACTCAAAATTTGCCACCTAACCAATTCAGCCCATCCAAACAGAAAACCAGATCAGCATGATGATAAACAGATTTTGTGGAGTCCGAAAAACGTAATTGAAGCAGAGTGCTCAATGAAAAGAACTACTAGCACTTTCCCAATCACAAATGTTCCCCAATCCTGACATAAGTAGTACTTTTAAAACatgttttcttttgaataaacCAATCGTTACACTTGTACTCCTGAGTAGACACTCCATGTGTTTCATAAAATTTGTCATAAAAGAAGTATTAGTTGTTCATTTCTATAGCTACACATTGTTAACAATagctattttaattttgatattcaaCATTTAATTTAGACTTTTTAAGTGGCTCATGAAAGAGAAAATTCATCTCAGGAATGAAtatgcaataaaaaaaaaaagatatgttgATAAAGAAGAGCAAGCAGAAATCTTTAGCCACAAAAAAATGTGTGCAATTCAGAGAGAAAATTGAACAATTGAGGATCCACAAGAACACATATAACCATTACATTGACAGCCGCAAATTCCAAAGGCAAATACTTATGCATTCATGTTATTAGACCAAGAATAACATTTCATCATAGTAACACTTTGGAAAACAAACAAATTAATCCAAAATGTAAAATGGTAGTAAATCCTTTTCGGGACAAATCAATCCAGTTTTAAATCCACATTCATCTAGGAAGAGAAAACATGAAGCAcacaaatatatattatatgtaaattatagTATTGACCTTAAAATTCTTCAAAAacccatcatcatcttcatcatccacGGTAGCCTCTTCATCTCCAGCTTGATCACGATTCAGCAATCTATTTTGAAGAAATACACATGAAATATAATGCAAAGTAAATTGTTATTTTATGATTGAGAAGTAGTGTTGATTACCTATCAATAGCAGCAGCATCATAATGGATCTGGCGAGATTTTcctgcttcatcattttcatcagcAAATAACTCCTTTGACCCATACCTTATGATGTCATCCAATTCTTCCTAAGAACAAGTAACAATCAAAAGTTACTGTCGAATCTTTGATAAGACTATTCTTGATTATGCTCTAAACATTCAATGTATCCTAAAATTCATATCCATACCAAAAGCCCCGTTGCATATTAAAGGCTTCTTCACTTTATAGGACAAGAAATTTTGttcaagtgaaaaaaaaaagggataacAAATATCAAAGAAGGGGGGCATCAAATGAGAGCCAAACAAGATATTCATGCTCTCTTCCATTTGACTTAGTTAGAAGTAAAATCAAATAATTTGCTCGTGTTGGAGCATACAAAGAAGCTATCAATATCCCAATTGGaagatataatatataatatataaacaaGATGTGAACAATACAAAAGAGCAGAGCATacatgaattgaaaaaaaaactataattgtATTGGGTTCAAGTTGCTTAACTACAAGTCACCATCCATTTCTgaaatttttaatagaataatcaaataagtacaattaaaaattatttaaaataagatcatctgaaacaagaaaacatcacCAACTCAGTTTGAACTACCAATGAGACTGGTAACTATTACCATTTGGCTTTAATAGTATTACCTGGTTGATGTTTTGAGCCTTTAACCTCCCTACAACCAGGTGCTCCAACACCATTTTCTTCTTTGTCATCTGCATCATCCTTTCTTCAATGGTTCCTCGTGTTATAAGCCTATAAATCAGCACCTACAATGCCAGAACTGCTATGAAATAGAAAGTCAACATAATAACCAACTATGTATCAATGAAATAACTCAAAACCTTGTTAGTTTGTCCAAGACGATGAGCTCTAGCCATAGCTTGTAAGTCAGCATGAGGATTCCAATCACTGTAGAAAGACAGTTGATCAAATGAATTATAAATCAGCATGAGGATTGTAACCATTAGATTGCAGCTATTCTCTCATTTGTTTGccaaaaagaaaatgcaaatgaATTGAAAATTGTATCTGTAATTGGGGGAGATATTGAAAATATATTTCTAACACAAGACGGTAAAACTTGTTTTCTGGACAATCAATTAATATCTATTTCATCAAACTATTATTCAACACGATAACATGAAATTAAAGGCTCACCTGTCATATATAATAACCGTGTCAGCAGTTGCAAGGTTTATCCCCAATCCACCAGCTCTAGTAGAGAGAAGAAAGCAAAATCTTGAAGAATTTTTCGCATTAAAACGATCTATCCTTACTTGTCTTTCAGCTCCACCAACTTTGCCATCTATCCGTTCATACTGCCAATTCTGGTTTAGAAGGGGGTAAAATGAACTaagtataacaaataataaaggTTGGAAACCATTAGGTTTATATCGAAGAATAAAAACTTATGTCAACCTTGTAAGAACAGTAATCTTCAAGCAAGTCCAGCATGTGTTGAAATTGGGAATATATGAGGACTCTATGtccttgttctttaagcttcACCATCATCTTGTCCACCAATTGCAACTTCCCCGATGTTTCCAGAAGTTGTCtggtgaaaagaaaagaaaagaaaagctaaaATAGTGCAACAGGATAATACAGTTGATAAAGAACTTACATAATTATCGATATTAATATAGTGCCCTTCAACATGATAACAAAATCTTCATTATAACTACAGAAGCTAACAACTTTAGAACATTAATATAGTGCCTTTTAACCTGAATGCCTCTTTTGGATCGTCAATTTCTGG from Arachis hypogaea cultivar Tifrunner chromosome 10, arahy.Tifrunner.gnm2.J5K5, whole genome shotgun sequence includes:
- the LOC112715967 gene encoding CHD3-type chromatin-remodeling factor PICKLE — encoded protein: MSSLVERLRVRSERKPIYNLDDSDDDADFLPRKPGTTQETFERIDRSDAKENLCQACGESDNLLNCDTCTYSYHPKCLVPPIKGPIPDNWRCPECVSPLNDIDKILDCEMRPTVAADDDATNLGTKQIFVKQYLVKWKGLSYLHCTWVPEKEFVKAFKAYPRLRTKVNNFHRQMASVNTSDEDFVAIRPEWTTVDRILACRGVDDEKEYLVKWKELPYDECYWEFETDISAFQPEIERFNKFRSRSSKLASMKQRSSIKDDVELKKQQKEFQQFEHSPEFLSGGTLHPYQLEGLNFLRFSWSKQTHVILADEMGLGKTIQSIAFLASLFEEGVYPHLVVAPLSTLRNWEREFATWAPHMNVVMYVGSAQARSIIREYEFYFPKKQKIKKKKSSHISSESKQDRIKFDVLLTSYEMINYDTVSLKAIKWECMIVDEGHRLKNKDSKLFSSLKQYSSRHRVLLTGTPLQNNLDELFMLMHFLDAGKFGSLEEFQEEFKDINQEEQISRLHKMLAPHLLRRVKKDVMKELPPKKELILRVDLSSKQKEYYKAILTRNYQILTRRGGAQISLINVVMELRKLCCHPYMLEGVEPEIDDPKEAFRQLLETSGKLQLVDKMMVKLKEQGHRVLIYSQFQHMLDLLEDYCSYKNWQYERIDGKVGGAERQVRIDRFNAKNSSRFCFLLSTRAGGLGINLATADTVIIYDSDWNPHADLQAMARAHRLGQTNKVLIYRLITRGTIEERMMQMTKKKMVLEHLVVGRLKAQNINQEELDDIIRYGSKELFADENDEAGKSRQIHYDAAAIDRLLNRDQAGDEEATVDDEDDDGFLKNFKVANFEYIDEIEAAAEEAAQKRAMETMNNSERAHYWEELLKDKYQEHKVEEFSALGKGKRNRKLMVSVEEDDLAGLEDVSSDGEDDNYEAELTDGESNSAGATTVRRPYKKKIRADSGEPLPLMEGEGKSFRVLGFNQNQRAAFVQILMRFGVGEFDWKEFTSRMKQKTYQEIKDYGTLFLSHIAEDITDSSTFSDGVPKEGLRIQDVLVRIALLLLIRDKVKSASRNLGTPLFSDDILLRYPGLKGGKIWKEEHDLVLLRAVLKHGYGKWQSIVDDKDIRIQELICQELNLPIINLPVAGQLGSQLQNGTNLLNTEVPSNQSRENGGTDVTADAAQGSGEAKNQTQLYQDSNIFYHFRDMQRRQVEFIKKRVLLLEKGLNAEYQKEYFGDPKANEVATEEPKSEPKATNFPSYKLGDTDTQMTDQLPRLKAITAEETSLACDNDPNRSELVHLYNKMCKVVEENPIDRVRASLARESADVNVTKNFPPLETICEDMHRILTPTQPDQTATDKSKLHSDDCKVDNTVDNESRDMEIELDSAKEGRTNLGKENGQSPILPGKQDDIEMDESKIDGLNDNTEKSDAGVVVLED